The Bacteroidales bacterium genome includes a region encoding these proteins:
- a CDS encoding glycosyltransferase, giving the protein MNNAPKISIIVPIYNVEEYITECIDSILSQTYKNWELILVDDGSTDNSGNICDEYAIIDKRIKVIHKENGGLSSARNAGIDVAKGEYITFIDSDDVLLKNDIYDKIITIFNNDNSIDIVQYDVIHKWKSTEEYQREYPFKTYCNKQDILEGYLTENIHVSCCDKVFKTEIFKNIRFPLGQISEDIAIIPQIVENTNKLQVSEIGYYGYRYREGSISNSAIPYKKICSILDSYYKYLSYTYNYKDLRSLVIKNYICTMWNYSAMIRRYYTNDICQFYNNNFFIRITFKEWYKCTKNIPFILKFKTFIGCVLGPKYIFKFQTIFTRDN; this is encoded by the coding sequence ATGAATAACGCTCCTAAAATCAGCATAATAGTTCCTATATATAATGTAGAAGAATACATCACAGAATGTATTGATAGCATTTTATCCCAAACTTATAAAAATTGGGAATTAATTCTTGTAGATGATGGTAGTACCGATAACAGCGGAAATATTTGTGATGAATATGCTATAATAGACAAAAGAATTAAGGTTATTCATAAAGAGAATGGAGGGTTAAGTTCTGCAAGAAATGCTGGCATAGACGTTGCAAAAGGGGAATATATAACATTTATAGATAGTGATGATGTATTACTAAAAAATGATATATACGACAAAATAATAACGATTTTCAATAATGATAATTCTATTGATATAGTTCAGTACGATGTTATTCATAAATGGAAATCTACTGAAGAATACCAACGAGAATATCCTTTTAAAACATATTGTAACAAACAAGATATATTGGAAGGATATTTAACAGAAAATATACATGTTAGTTGTTGTGATAAGGTTTTTAAAACAGAAATATTTAAAAATATACGTTTCCCTTTAGGGCAAATTAGCGAGGATATTGCCATAATACCACAAATTGTGGAAAATACTAATAAATTGCAAGTTTCGGAAATTGGATATTATGGTTATAGGTATAGAGAAGGCTCTATATCAAATTCTGCTATACCATATAAAAAGATTTGTTCTATTCTTGATAGTTATTACAAATATTTATCATATACATATAATTATAAAGATTTAAGATCTTTAGTTATCAAAAATTATATTTGTACGATGTGGAATTATTCCGCAATGATTAGAAGATATTACACTAATGATATTTGTCAATTTTATAATAATAATTTTTTTATTAGAATAACATTTAAAGAATGGTATAAATGCACTAAGAATATTCCTTTTATTCTAAAATTTAAAACATTTATAGGCTGTGTCTTGGGTCCTAAATACATTTTTAAATTCCAAACTATCTTTACAAGAGACAATTAA
- a CDS encoding RNA polymerase sigma factor yields the protein MSVGEDLFVKRLLEMHDRLFNFAFKFTSDRDCALDLLQDTILKALYNRGRFIENTNLEGWAFTIMKNIFINDYLKVKRFRSLVDSTNDFISLNLLNSSDGYNPDYTYTVKEIKNVIASFPEEYQIPFEMYVEGYKYKDIANDLNIPIGTVKSRIFHIRQNLKIRFKDYL from the coding sequence ATGAGTGTTGGTGAAGATTTGTTTGTTAAGAGGTTATTGGAGATGCATGACAGACTCTTCAATTTTGCCTTTAAGTTTACATCCGATAGGGATTGTGCGTTAGATCTGTTGCAAGATACAATTTTAAAGGCTCTTTATAACAGAGGTAGGTTTATTGAGAATACAAATCTTGAGGGATGGGCTTTTACTATTATGAAAAATATTTTTATTAATGATTATCTAAAAGTTAAGCGTTTTAGATCATTAGTTGATTCTACAAACGATTTTATCTCGTTAAATCTTTTAAATTCTTCGGATGGTTATAATCCAGACTATACTTATACTGTAAAAGAGATTAAAAATGTAATTGCTTCTTTTCCCGAAGAGTATCAAATTCCTTTTGAAATGTATGTGGAAGGTTATAAATATAAGGATATTGCCAATGATTTGAATATTCCTATAGGTACGGTAAAGAGCAGAATTTTTCACATAAGACAAAATTTGAAAATTCGGTTTAAGGATTATTTATAG
- a CDS encoding RNA polymerase sigma factor has product MEVAHSLFVKKLLEIQDSLYNFALNLTQDGYLALHLLQDTFLETLIYKDKYKENTNIKDWACDIMQNTFTNEYLCDKCFKTFSNNSNALNLLNIPDLLTSDNPNDYFSIKEISNAIALFPKDYRIPFSLYVAGYNYKDIANNLNIPLGTVKSRIFFISRKFKIFRKDYL; this is encoded by the coding sequence ATGGAAGTGGCTCACAGTTTGTTTGTAAAGAAATTATTGGAAATACAAGACAGCCTATACAATTTTGCATTAAATCTTACTCAGGACGGATATTTAGCCTTGCATCTTTTGCAAGACACATTTTTAGAAACACTTATATACAAAGATAAATATAAGGAGAATACCAATATCAAAGATTGGGCGTGCGATATTATGCAGAACACTTTTACTAACGAATATCTATGTGATAAGTGTTTCAAAACTTTTTCTAATAACTCCAATGCTCTGAATTTGTTAAACATCCCAGATTTGTTGACATCCGATAATCCCAATGATTATTTCTCAATAAAAGAGATTAGTAATGCTATTGCTTTATTTCCTAAGGATTATAGAATCCCCTTCTCGTTGTATGTGGCAGGTTATAATTATAAGGATATTGCTAATAATTTGAATATTCCTTTGGGTACGGTAAAGAGTAGAATATTTTTTATAAGTCGTAAATTTAAAATATTTCGTAAAGATTATTTATAG
- a CDS encoding serine acetyltransferase, producing MINLLLNIHIFFYKRSSKKEIIEIDVDHWKEILQWEGSYSEIIKKLLLYKPEFRNLFYYRLGGIRIFSAVMHKIAPPLPTLYIWTEDIGPGLFIQHGFATVIAAKKIGKHCFVNQQVTIGYNGINAPIIGDNVLITCGAKVIGKVKVGNNVKVGANAVVIKDVPDNVTVVGVPAYIVKRGDKRVYENL from the coding sequence ATGATTAATCTATTATTAAATATTCACATATTTTTTTATAAAAGAAGTTCTAAAAAGGAGATTATAGAAATTGATGTAGACCATTGGAAAGAAATTCTTCAATGGGAAGGCTCGTATTCTGAAATTATAAAGAAATTATTGTTATACAAACCTGAATTCAGAAACTTATTCTATTATAGGTTGGGTGGGATTAGAATATTCTCAGCAGTAATGCATAAGATTGCTCCTCCATTACCAACTCTATATATTTGGACTGAAGATATCGGTCCGGGGTTGTTTATACAGCATGGCTTTGCGACTGTTATTGCAGCAAAAAAAATTGGAAAACATTGTTTTGTTAACCAACAAGTAACCATAGGATATAATGGAATCAACGCTCCAATTATTGGAGATAATGTTCTTATTACTTGCGGAGCAAAAGTTATAGGGAAAGTTAAAGTCGGGAATAATGTTAAAGTAGGAGCAAATGCAGTTGTTATAAAAGATGTCCCTGATAATGTTACTGTTGTTGGAGTTCCTGCATATATAGTAAAACGCGGAGATAAAAGGGTTTACGAAAATTTATAA
- a CDS encoding acyltransferase — MEITNKLIRHIKAIRNIIKNEANKIAIKENPSIWIKNLQRQGVDIADDVIPFGTNNISIDLTRPSLIHIGSKTFLHNGFKVLTHDYCTYTFINKYKEFIPSSGKVFIGENVWFGENVTVLKGSHIGNNCIIGINSVVMGKIPDNSVAAGCPAKVICSLDEYFAKRVCVCVEEAFEYARSIKERYNRMPIPSDFWEEFPLFVSGNEVDKYPEIPIKRQLGKAYDEWVKNHKAQFKSFEEFLKAAEL, encoded by the coding sequence ATGGAGATAACAAATAAATTAATTAGACATATTAAAGCAATTAGAAACATAATCAAAAACGAAGCAAATAAAATTGCTATTAAAGAGAATCCTTCAATATGGATTAAAAATCTTCAAAGACAAGGTGTTGATATTGCAGACGATGTTATTCCTTTTGGAACAAACAATATATCAATTGATCTTACCAGACCTTCTTTAATACATATAGGATCAAAAACATTTCTTCATAACGGGTTTAAAGTTTTAACTCACGATTATTGTACATATACATTCATAAATAAATATAAAGAATTTATTCCATCTTCAGGCAAAGTATTTATAGGAGAAAATGTTTGGTTTGGAGAAAATGTTACAGTATTAAAAGGATCTCACATAGGCAATAATTGCATTATAGGAATAAATAGTGTAGTTATGGGTAAAATCCCTGATAACTCGGTTGCCGCAGGTTGCCCTGCAAAAGTAATATGCTCTTTAGATGAATATTTCGCAAAACGTGTGTGCGTTTGTGTTGAAGAGGCTTTTGAATACGCAAGAAGCATTAAAGAACGCTATAATAGGATGCCTATTCCATCTGATTTCTGGGAAGAATTTCCTTTATTTGTTTCAGGAAATGAAGTTGACAAATATCCTGAAATACCAATAAAAAGGCAATTAGGTAAAGCATACGATGAATGGGTTAAAAATCACAAAGCACAATTTAAGTCATTTGAAGAATTTTTAAAAGCAGCCGAATTATAA
- a CDS encoding polysaccharide pyruvyl transferase family protein: MKVGILTMHRVIHFGSVLQAYALQQTLFKIGINNEIIDYVYPNYKHKNIPLLKQIISRIKIFIYKCIKGNKNTELNKIEYFIYNKLIRSKRKYASPLMLKYFCPKFDIYLTGSDQVWNTDYLKGDTSFFFSFIKNKKAKKISYASSFGKFTFTGIEAKKWLVNLDSYNAISVRETKAAQIIKDIINIEPEIVLDPTLLLDKNDWIEFAKNCINLEEDKYILVYVLTYAWDPFPYAENLIKHYESELGYKIKVLEPQSLFEKNPNWEYINNISPEEFISLFTKASLVITTSFHGTAFSINLETPFYSIINDTNKDNDDRIKSLLDIVGLNERGIINNSNFPNFTKPDFKDATYKLKKEREKSISFLKTNCLI, from the coding sequence ATGAAAGTTGGAATACTAACGATGCACAGAGTGATTCATTTTGGGTCTGTACTACAAGCGTATGCTTTGCAACAAACTTTATTTAAAATTGGTATAAATAACGAAATAATAGATTATGTATATCCAAACTACAAACATAAAAATATTCCACTATTAAAACAAATTATAAGTAGAATCAAAATATTTATTTATAAATGTATAAAAGGGAATAAAAATACAGAGTTAAATAAAATTGAATATTTCATATACAATAAATTAATTCGTAGTAAAAGGAAATATGCATCTCCGCTAATGCTAAAATATTTTTGTCCAAAATTTGACATTTATCTAACTGGTAGTGATCAAGTATGGAATACTGACTATTTAAAGGGAGATACATCTTTTTTCTTTTCATTCATTAAAAATAAAAAGGCAAAGAAAATTTCATATGCTTCAAGTTTTGGTAAATTTACTTTTACTGGGATTGAAGCTAAAAAATGGCTGGTAAATTTAGATTCATACAATGCAATCTCTGTGAGAGAAACAAAGGCTGCACAAATAATAAAAGATATTATAAATATTGAGCCAGAAATCGTATTGGATCCTACTCTACTTTTAGACAAAAATGATTGGATTGAGTTTGCAAAAAATTGTATAAATTTAGAAGAAGATAAATATATATTAGTATATGTTTTAACATATGCATGGGATCCATTCCCATATGCCGAAAATTTAATAAAACACTACGAATCTGAATTAGGATATAAAATAAAAGTATTAGAACCCCAAAGTTTGTTTGAAAAGAATCCAAATTGGGAATACATAAACAATATTAGTCCTGAGGAATTTATTTCATTATTCACTAAAGCAAGTTTAGTGATTACAACATCATTTCATGGAACAGCTTTCTCCATTAATCTAGAAACACCATTTTATTCTATTATAAATGATACGAATAAAGATAATGATGATAGGATTAAATCTCTATTAGATATAGTCGGGCTTAACGAAAGAGGAATAATAAATAACTCAAATTTTCCCAATTTCACTAAACCAGATTTTAAAGATGCCACATATAAATTAAAAAAAGAACGAGAAAAATCTATATCATTTTTAAAAACTAACTGTTTAATATAA
- a CDS encoding Coenzyme F420 hydrogenase/dehydrogenase, beta subunit C-terminal domain has product MKLNKVNNISILKNCFGCGVCSSACPHDIIKIIENKKGFYSPLIIDNNKCVNCGICLSVCSFYSDIKCNNSNYESYASWSNNSEIRYNASSGGIAYELALSAIKNGYKFCGVKYNINSHRAEHYICSTEEELKLSLGSKYIPSYTEEAFKHINFNDKYIVFGTPCQIASLRLMIQKKKKEDNFILVDFFCHGVPSLKMWDKYISETGIKDNKEIVNIKWRDKKTGWHDSWRIVAVDKNNKEIYRSKNVNEDLFYKYFLGHYALSNCCIESCKFKQNNSMADIRIGDLWGDEYKNEEKGVSGLICYTENGGELISSLKNTSLIIHSNETVTQGQMKNNAKKPRGYKFVNFLLKIKPLKLSNILTIKEYIILSIDLPKIIINKLKRILL; this is encoded by the coding sequence ATGAAATTAAATAAAGTCAATAACATATCAATATTAAAAAATTGTTTTGGATGCGGAGTTTGTTCTTCAGCATGCCCTCATGATATAATTAAAATTATTGAAAATAAAAAAGGATTTTATTCTCCTTTGATTATTGACAATAATAAATGTGTAAATTGTGGAATATGCTTGTCTGTTTGTTCTTTTTACAGCGATATTAAATGCAATAATTCAAATTACGAATCTTATGCTTCATGGAGCAATAATTCAGAAATTAGGTATAATGCCTCATCAGGAGGAATTGCTTATGAATTAGCATTAAGTGCTATAAAAAACGGATATAAATTTTGTGGAGTAAAATATAATATTAATTCACACAGGGCCGAGCATTATATATGTTCAACAGAAGAAGAACTAAAACTCTCATTAGGATCTAAATATATTCCAAGTTACACAGAAGAAGCTTTTAAACATATTAATTTTAATGATAAATACATTGTATTTGGCACACCTTGTCAAATTGCATCATTAAGATTAATGATACAAAAAAAGAAAAAAGAAGATAATTTTATTTTGGTCGATTTCTTTTGTCATGGAGTCCCTTCATTAAAAATGTGGGATAAATATATCTCAGAAACTGGCATTAAAGATAATAAAGAGATTGTTAATATAAAATGGCGTGACAAGAAGACTGGATGGCATGATTCATGGAGAATTGTAGCAGTAGATAAAAACAACAAAGAAATATATCGTTCAAAAAATGTAAACGAAGATTTATTTTATAAATACTTCTTAGGGCATTATGCATTATCCAATTGCTGTATTGAATCGTGTAAGTTCAAACAAAACAATTCAATGGCAGATATACGCATCGGAGACTTATGGGGCGATGAATATAAAAATGAAGAAAAAGGTGTAAGTGGTTTAATTTGCTATACTGAAAATGGGGGAGAACTTATATCATCTCTAAAGAACACATCATTAATAATACATAGTAATGAGACCGTTACTCAGGGACAAATGAAAAATAATGCAAAAAAGCCAAGAGGATATAAATTTGTTAATTTTTTACTAAAAATAAAACCATTAAAACTTAGCAATATACTTACAATAAAAGAGTATATAATTCTCAGTATTGACTTACCCAAAATTATTATTAATAAACTAAAAAGGATACTACTATGA
- a CDS encoding lipopolysaccharide biosynthesis protein, producing MAESLRGKTLKGMIWSLAENFSLQGIQFIIGVLLARVLTPSDYGMVGMLAIFTAVSQTLINSGFSTALVRKNDRTQADLSTTFYFNIVVGFVLYFVLFFSGPLIADFYNTPLLSDLIKVTAISLILNSLCIVQQALFTIKMDFKTQAKISVIGALVTGVVGVTMAYTGFGVWSIVWPGVFGGAVRCILLWVWGKWRPTWEYSWKSFKELFGFGSKLLIAGIIASIYDNLYSIVIAKKFSASSLGYYTRAEGYSSLPATTISLTLHRVTFPLLCQIQDNNSRLQATYRQLIALSAFIVFPIMIWVATLAKPLITIIITNKWIECVPYLQILCIAKMLYPIHILNNNLLQVKGRSDLFLKIDIAKKIVGVIVLIITARYGIIWMCIGILISYILFLFINTYYTGKLINIGLKQQLKDILPSYILSISMGGIIWGITKSIDSYTIQIIVGSIIGLLYYISTAYIFKLKELLYLQTYVINNIKGKL from the coding sequence ATGGCAGAATCGTTAAGAGGGAAAACATTAAAAGGAATGATATGGAGCTTAGCAGAGAACTTTTCTTTGCAAGGTATTCAATTTATCATCGGAGTTCTGCTTGCTCGTGTTCTTACTCCTTCGGACTACGGTATGGTTGGAATGTTAGCCATATTCACTGCCGTTTCACAAACTCTTATCAATAGTGGATTTAGTACTGCTCTTGTTAGGAAAAACGATAGAACTCAAGCAGACCTTTCAACTACATTCTATTTTAATATAGTTGTCGGTTTTGTACTATATTTTGTTCTATTCTTTTCAGGTCCATTAATTGCAGACTTTTATAATACTCCACTCCTCTCAGATTTGATAAAAGTTACCGCAATATCTCTGATACTTAACTCATTATGCATTGTTCAACAAGCCCTCTTTACAATAAAGATGGACTTTAAAACTCAAGCCAAAATATCCGTTATAGGAGCATTGGTTACTGGTGTTGTAGGAGTTACAATGGCATATACAGGGTTTGGCGTATGGTCTATTGTATGGCCCGGAGTATTTGGCGGAGCAGTAAGATGTATCTTGCTATGGGTATGGGGAAAATGGAGACCTACATGGGAATATTCTTGGAAATCGTTTAAAGAGTTATTTGGTTTTGGTTCAAAGCTATTGATAGCAGGTATAATTGCATCAATATATGATAATCTATACTCTATTGTTATTGCTAAAAAATTCTCTGCTTCATCTTTAGGTTATTACACAAGAGCAGAAGGATATTCTAGTTTACCTGCGACAACAATATCCCTCACGTTACATAGAGTAACATTCCCATTGCTGTGCCAAATACAAGATAACAATAGCAGATTACAAGCTACATACCGACAATTAATTGCCTTATCTGCTTTTATAGTTTTTCCTATAATGATTTGGGTTGCAACTTTAGCAAAACCATTAATAACAATCATAATTACAAACAAGTGGATAGAGTGCGTACCTTATTTACAAATTTTATGTATCGCAAAAATGCTTTATCCAATACATATTTTAAATAATAATCTACTACAAGTTAAAGGTCGTTCCGATTTATTTCTTAAAATAGATATTGCAAAAAAAATTGTTGGAGTTATAGTTTTAATAATTACTGCAAGATATGGAATAATATGGATGTGTATAGGAATTTTAATTTCATATATATTATTCCTATTTATAAATACATACTATACGGGGAAACTTATAAATATAGGATTAAAACAACAATTAAAAGATATTTTACCATCATATATACTTTCTATAAGCATGGGTGGGATAATCTGGGGAATTACAAAATCAATAGATTCATATACAATACAAATTATTGTTGGATCAATAATTGGATTATTATATTATATATCAACAGCATACATATTTAAACTCAAGGAATTATTATATTTGCAAACATATGTAATAAATAATATCAAGGGCAAACTATGA